A genomic segment from Colletotrichum higginsianum IMI 349063 chromosome 5, whole genome shotgun sequence encodes:
- a CDS encoding Zinc finger protein — protein MNVSIAASARTSATSQTVESNSSSDPPSPFTSEFTQERNRTCANAAARYDLPFCRGRTRADFSQPFSDSSSLARHRRIHSGKRPYKCPYADCQKTFTRRTTLTRHQNHHTGTVEEAAAATAAALAARGATMKPNATRSDGDAMSNRGSPLTTPSPGQRTLSMSPSADSMHRANSEFQYMGNSSLPVHLQRDMHVGSPASTSSGGYNTGMRPTSHPTSYGPPPTLEPSVEQHSGPGSAGGSPHMSNVGWQSPSHVASPSHSSNGGGYTYPDPDGYPAAPSLGGQMFYGNPGQVRRPQSTEPPAGAYDIKGRQSELWAGAH, from the exons ATG AACGTATCCATAGCGGCATCCGCCCGCACGTCTGCGACTTCCCAAACTGTGGAAAGCAATTCATCCAGCGATCCGCCCTCACCGTTCACCAGCGAGTTCACACAGGAGAGAAACCGCACATGTGCGAACGCTGCGGCAAGGTATGACTTACCCTTCTGCAGAGGGAGAACGCGAGCTGACTTCTCCCAGCCTTTCAGTGACAGCAGTTCTCTGGCGCGCCACCGCCGAATTCACTCTGGCAAGCGTCCCTACAAGTGCCCCTACGCCGACTGCCAGAAGACCTTCACCCGTCGCACTACCTTGACGAGACATCAAAACCACCACACCGGCACTGTTGAGGAGGCTGCTGCCGCGACCGCTGCTGCTCTCGCCGCTCGCGGTGCAACCATGAAGCCAAACGCGACGCGTTccgacggcgatgccatGTCGAACCGTGGCTCCCCGCTGACGACGCCTTCTCCTGGTCAGAGAACCCTCTCCATGTCTCCCAGTGCAGACAGCATGCACCGCGCCAACTCGGAGTTCCAATACATGGGCAACAGCTCGCTTCCCGTTCACCTTCAGCGAGACATGCATGTTGGTAGCCCTgcgtcgacatcctcgggCGGTTATAACACCGGCATGAGGCCCACCTCGCACCCTACCAGCTACGGACCGCCCCCGACGCTGGAGCCGAGTGTCGAGCAACATTCTGGCCCTGGCAGCGCTGGCGGCAGTCCCCACATGAGCAACGTCGGCTGGCAGTCTCCTTCGCATGTTGCCTCTCCTTCCCATAGCAGCAACGGTGGCGGCTACACCTACCCTGACCCCGACGGGTACCCCGCTGCTCCCTCACTGGGTGGCCAAATGTTTTACGGCAACCCTGGACAGGTTCGTCGTCCCCAGAGCACTGAGCCCCCTGCTGGCGCTTATGACATTAAGGGTCGTCAGAGCGAGCTGTGGGCAGGAGCTCACTAG